The following proteins are co-located in the Planctomycetota bacterium genome:
- a CDS encoding exosortase-associated EpsI family protein — protein sequence MSDPNPNHAKSGLFRPSFIVVASILLVSALSLTAVVQALELHFKKEPVSLERPLQLAVPREFGPWVLASVDVPMGADIEEAMGTDEYLTRFYLNREIAGDLIPDNIAELTSDQLAPIVNRVVRDKPEAAVKLHMAYYTGSVDTVPHVPDRCMVAGGFAPVNPRTAEWNVLPTDDGFAPTKLRFVEFRDEAITKDGPAYNVAYFFQVNGEYEHDPITGVRAKLMSLTDTHAYFCKIELLCISPDSVAAEAAMENFLQHAMPSLEEVLPDWDRIVNEKPTDEIKPDESKPTADTIAAAD from the coding sequence ATGAGTGACCCCAATCCCAATCACGCGAAGTCAGGCCTGTTCAGGCCGTCGTTTATTGTCGTCGCCTCGATCCTGCTGGTCTCGGCACTATCGCTGACGGCCGTGGTGCAGGCGCTGGAACTGCACTTCAAGAAAGAGCCCGTGTCGTTGGAGAGGCCGCTGCAGTTGGCGGTGCCGCGCGAGTTCGGGCCCTGGGTCTTGGCGTCGGTCGACGTGCCGATGGGGGCGGACATCGAGGAGGCGATGGGCACCGATGAGTACCTGACCCGCTTCTATCTGAACCGTGAGATCGCCGGCGATCTGATCCCCGACAATATCGCCGAGCTGACGTCCGACCAACTCGCCCCGATCGTCAACCGGGTCGTCCGTGACAAGCCCGAAGCAGCGGTGAAGCTGCACATGGCTTACTACACCGGCTCGGTCGACACCGTGCCGCACGTCCCCGACCGCTGCATGGTGGCCGGCGGGTTCGCCCCGGTGAACCCGCGGACCGCCGAGTGGAACGTGCTGCCGACCGACGACGGCTTCGCGCCGACCAAGCTGCGTTTCGTCGAGTTCCGCGACGAGGCCATCACGAAAGACGGTCCGGCTTACAACGTCGCCTACTTCTTTCAGGTCAACGGCGAGTACGAGCATGACCCGATCACCGGCGTACGGGCCAAGCTGATGAGCCTCACCGACACGCACGCCTATTTCTGCAAGATCGAACTTCTGTGCATCAGCCCCGATTCGGTCGCGGCCGAGGCAGCGATGGAGAACTTCCTCCAGCACGCCATGCCCAGCCTCGAAGAAGTGCTTCCCGATTGGGATCGCATCGTCAACGAGAAGCCGACCGACGAAATCAAGCCCGACGAATCAAAGCCGACGGCTGACACGATCGCCGCCGCCGACTAA
- a CDS encoding exosortase/archaeosortase family protein, translating to MTSLSTSKPITAKPTSADNAGPLGLSVTTWVQIGIILALFAAVFYPNLTRLWLKTAPMIGSPNWSHSVAVPIIGLYYLFMRREDLLVAPVKPLLGLDFTKSRFIGGGVVIALGLVGWLLGPVLLGDMQVGLFNVGNIAETAGLGLAGFGVLVLMLDWGLASLIGGLVLSALAIWRIQNDYIWDIAMILALFGVVLTLTGWAVTKYCLFPIAFLICAIPWPPIVYSQIATPLQFLAANAAVVVLNLTGVAAVVEGTVINIPMDNGQIEPLNVAEACAGMRSLMTFITVGAAVGFLSDRPLWQKWIITLSAIPIAIFCNMLRVSGMGVLYHYVSRDYATGFAHSFVGLVLLVPAFFMILGVAWLTDRLIIEEADDEESPDEPAQTTKPATA from the coding sequence GTGACAAGTCTGAGCACATCCAAACCGATCACCGCCAAGCCCACATCGGCCGATAACGCCGGCCCGTTGGGCCTGTCGGTCACCACGTGGGTGCAGATCGGAATCATCCTCGCGCTCTTCGCGGCGGTGTTCTACCCCAATCTCACCCGGCTCTGGCTCAAGACCGCACCGATGATCGGTTCGCCCAACTGGAGCCACTCGGTCGCCGTTCCGATCATCGGCCTTTACTACCTGTTCATGCGCCGCGAGGACCTCCTCGTCGCACCGGTCAAACCGCTGCTCGGGCTCGACTTCACTAAAAGCCGGTTCATCGGCGGCGGGGTCGTCATCGCGCTGGGCCTCGTCGGTTGGCTGCTGGGCCCGGTGCTTCTTGGCGACATGCAGGTGGGCTTGTTCAACGTCGGTAACATCGCGGAGACCGCGGGTCTTGGCCTCGCCGGTTTCGGTGTTCTGGTGTTGATGCTTGATTGGGGGCTGGCCTCGCTCATCGGCGGGCTGGTGCTCTCGGCTCTTGCCATTTGGCGAATCCAGAACGACTACATCTGGGACATCGCGATGATCCTCGCGCTCTTCGGTGTCGTCCTCACACTCACCGGTTGGGCCGTCACGAAATACTGCCTGTTCCCGATCGCGTTCCTGATCTGCGCAATCCCCTGGCCGCCAATCGTCTATAGCCAGATCGCGACGCCGTTGCAGTTCCTGGCGGCCAACGCGGCGGTCGTGGTGCTGAACCTCACCGGTGTCGCCGCGGTCGTGGAGGGCACGGTGATCAACATCCCGATGGACAACGGCCAGATCGAGCCGCTCAACGTCGCCGAAGCTTGTGCTGGGATGCGCTCGCTGATGACATTCATCACGGTCGGCGCGGCCGTCGGCTTCCTCTCGGACCGCCCGCTCTGGCAGAAGTGGATCATCACGCTCAGCGCGATCCCGATCGCGATCTTCTGCAACATGCTGCGGGTCAGCGGCATGGGTGTGTTGTATCACTACGTCAGCCGGGACTACGCGACCGGGTTTGCCCATTCGTTCGTGGGACTCGTGTTGTTGGTGCCGGCGTTCTTCATGATCCTCGGCGTGGCGTGGCTCACCGACCGCCTCATCATCGAAGAAGCCGACGACGAAGAGTCGCCCGATGAGCCCGCGCAGACGACCAAGCCCGCCACGGCGTAG